ATCCGGATGCGGGATGGGAAGGTCGCGTCGGACCTGCCTGTTGAGGAGGACGAGGTTGCGCCTTTGATGCCCGCCCGGCCGAGCCCGCTTCAGCGGGCCGGTGAGAACCCAGCTCAGGTGGCCGCACCAGAATCTGGCGGTGGCGCTTGATTGGGTTTTTGACGTTCCCGTTCCGCATCTTGCGGTTTGTCTTGGTCAGCTTCCTCCTTGCCGTGGGGCAGATCTGGGCGAACAAGACGCGGTCGATCCTCGCGACGCTGGGCATCGTCATCGGCATCGCGTCTGTGACTGCCGTGATCGCGGCGCTCACCGGGCTCAAGTCGCAGGTGCTCTCGGACTTCGAGTCCTTCGGCACCAACAAGATGTTCATCTTCCCCGACCAGCCGGATGAGGGCCCCAAGAAGGACGCCGAGTGGAACGTGATCCGCTTCTCGCCCGGCCACTTCGCGGGGATGCTCGAGCACACGCCGTCGGTCGCGTCGTTCACACGCATGGCCGAGAACAACACGGCGATGACGTACGGCGAGAAAACCATCGACAGCGCCTCGCTCAAAGGCATCGATCCCGCGTGGCACGAGATCGAGGGGCGCAGCGTGACCGTAGGGCGGCCGTTCAGCGTCGTCGACGACTACAACGCCCGACCCGTCTGCCTCATCACCGAAAAAACGCGCGACGAGCTGCGCCTGCCGCGCAACCCCGTAGGCGAGTCGGTCTACATGCTCAACCGGCGCTACGAGATCATCGGCATGGTCGAAGCGCCCAAAGACATCGGCGGGATGTTCGGCGGCGGGGGGGTCGCCAGCGAGGTCTTCGTCCCGTTCAAAACACTCTGGGACGCGACCGACCCGTTCATGTACGTCATCGCCAATGCGCGCAGCCCAGAGGTCGCGGACGAGGCCCGCGCCGAGGTGCGGTTCTTCCTGCGCCAGTC
The sequence above is a segment of the Phycisphaeraceae bacterium D3-23 genome. Coding sequences within it:
- a CDS encoding ABC transporter permease, producing MTFPFRILRFVLVSFLLAVGQIWANKTRSILATLGIVIGIASVTAVIAALTGLKSQVLSDFESFGTNKMFIFPDQPDEGPKKDAEWNVIRFSPGHFAGMLEHTPSVASFTRMAENNTAMTYGEKTIDSASLKGIDPAWHEIEGRSVTVGRPFSVVDDYNARPVCLITEKTRDELRLPRNPVGESVYMLNRRYEIIGMVEAPKDIGGMFGGGGVASEVFVPFKTLWDATDPFMYVIANARSPEVADEARAEVRFFLRQSRDLAPDEPDTFEVEVLSAYLDQFNALAAGVTAVAGGIVSVSLLVGGIGIMNIMLVSVSERTREIGLRKAVGARPAAILLQFLVEAVTLCSLGGLIGLLGGQGMTILLQKIPNAQLEQAHIPVWAIILSLGFSSAVGVTFGLFPAIKAARLNPIEALRHE